The Populus nigra chromosome 14, ddPopNigr1.1, whole genome shotgun sequence genome has a segment encoding these proteins:
- the LOC133672382 gene encoding cytochrome P450 71AU50-like, with product MAWILTTLALIPLAFFLRAWLSKRKIKDSKLPPGPIGFPIFGSLHLLGKFPHHDLHQLAKKYGPIMYMRLGLVPTVVVSSPRAAELILKTHDLVFANRPPNEAAKHITYEQKGLTFAPYGSYWRNVRKMCTLELLSNHKINSFMSTRKEELDLLIDYIKDASRDRVAVDLSAKVSSLNADISCRMIFGKKDLEKEFDERGFEPLTHEGIRIAASFNLGDYIPPIAPLDLQGLTKRMKAIGKVFDDFFEKIIDEHIQFKDENRTKDFVDVMLEFLGSEETEYRIGRGNIKAIILDMLVGSMDTPAAAIEWTLSELIKHPRVMKKVQKELEEKIGMDRMVEESDLEGLEYLHMVIKEAFRLHPVAPLLVPHESMEDCTIDGFLIPQKTRILVNVWAIGRDQSAWTDANKFIPERFAGSNIDVRGRDFQLLPFGAGRRGCPGMHLGLTMVLQIVAQLVHCFDWELPNNMLPEELDMTEAFGLVTPRANHLCATPTYRLHL from the exons ATGGCTTGGATATTAACCACTCTAGCCTTGATTCCGCTCGCTTTCTTCCTCCGAGCTTGGCTGTCGAAAAGAAAGATCAAGGATAGCAAGTTACCCCCTGGTCCAATAGGGTTTCCTATATTTGGTAGCTTACATCTGTTAGGGAAGTTCCCTCACCATGACTTGCATCAACTAGCAAAGAAGTATGGCCCTATCATGTATATGCGGTTAGGCTTGGTGCCTACTGTAGTTGTCTCATCGCCTCGGGCTGCCGAATTGATTCTTAAGACCCATGACCTCGTGTTTGCTAATAGGCCACCAAATGAGGCTGCGAAGCATATCACTTACGAGCAGAAGGGCTTAACATTTGCTCCATATGGTTCTTATTGGCGCAACGTGCGCAAGATGTGTACCCTTGAGTTGCTTAgcaaccataaaataaattctttcatGTCCACGAGGAAAGAAGAGCTTGACCTCTTGATTGACTACATTAAAGATGCTTCTCGTGATCGTGTTGCTGTTGATCTTAGTGCCAAGGTCTCATCTCTAAACGCTGACATCAGTTGtaggatgatttttggaaaGAAAGACTTGGAAAAGGAATTTGATGAGAGGGGGTTCGAACCACTGACTCATGAGGGCATCCGTATAGCAGCAAGTTTTAACTTGGGAGATTACATCCCTCCAATTGCACCACTTGACCTTCAGGGTCTTACAAAGCGCATGAAGGCCATAGGCAAGGTTTTTGATGACTTCTTTGAGAAGATTATTGATGAGCACATTCAGTTCAAGGACGAAAACAGAACTAAAGATTTTGTTGATGTCATGTTGGAGTTCTTGGGATCTGAAGAAACTGAGTATCGTATTGGTCGAGGCAACATCAAAGCCATAATCTTG GACATGCTTGTAGGCTCAATGGACACCCCAGCCGCAGCAATCGAGTGGACTCTCTCCGAGCTCATCAAGCATCCAAGAGTAATGAAGAAAGTCCAGAAAGAGCTGGAAGAGAAAATAGGCATGGATAGAATGGTGGAAGAATCAGACTTAGAGGGCTTGGAGTACTTGCACATGGTTATAAAGGAAGCTTTCAGGCTCCATCCAGTGGCACCTCTACTTGTCCCTCACGAGTCAATGGAAGATTGCACCATAGATGGCTTCCTCATCCCGCAAAAAACACGTATTCTTGTAAACGTTTGGGCTATTGGACGCGACCAAAGTGCCTGGACTGATGCAAATAAGTTTATTCCAGAGAGGTTTGCTGGGAGTAACATAGATGTTCGTGGACGCGATTTCCAGCTTCTCCCCTTCGGGGCCGGGCGCAGGGGCTGCCCTGGAATGCATTTGGGACTAACCATGGTTCTGCAAATTGTGGCACAGCTGGTGCATTGCTTTGACTGGGAGCTTCCTAACAATATGTTGCCGGAGGAATTGGACATGACTGAGGCGTTTGGTCTTGTAACCCCGAGAGCAAACCATCTGTGCGCCACTCCAACTTATCGCCTTCACCTCTGA